A single region of the Anaerolineales bacterium genome encodes:
- a CDS encoding glycosyltransferase, with protein sequence MVSAAADTGMILHIAKMTGVAGTENHLLTLLPALRQAGVDPHLVILVEPDKPMDAYVEEMTGRGVPTIQRVIQKDVDFPLIRDLTALIRDIQPSAVHTHLIHADWHGVIAARRAKVKRIYWSGHNDDPFRRRLAIRLIQAYLWQRVTAGIAISEAVRQFMVKVEFAPPRKTHTIHYGFDPTDESPRIRGIFRRELGIPPEAFVFGSVCRLIEQKGLDHAVTAFGSLVGENPLAHYVIIGDGILRDELQTQIDTLGLRERVHLAGWRANAAALMPAFDAFVMPSRWEGFGLVLLEAMAARLPILASRVSALPEIVAPGETGYLVPPGDFQVIRTGMLALLRDPEAARLMGEAGRQRLEAHFSVAEMVEKTLKVYNLAP encoded by the coding sequence ATGGTTTCAGCAGCGGCTGACACTGGCATGATTCTCCATATTGCGAAAATGACCGGGGTTGCTGGCACGGAAAACCACCTTCTGACGCTTCTTCCAGCGCTCAGGCAGGCGGGGGTTGACCCGCACTTGGTGATCCTTGTTGAGCCAGATAAGCCAATGGATGCTTATGTGGAGGAGATGACCGGGCGCGGCGTCCCTACCATCCAGCGCGTGATTCAGAAGGATGTTGATTTCCCGCTGATCCGTGATTTGACGGCGTTGATCCGTGATATACAGCCGAGTGCTGTTCACACCCATCTGATTCACGCCGATTGGCACGGGGTGATTGCGGCACGGCGGGCGAAGGTGAAACGGATTTATTGGTCGGGGCATAACGACGATCCATTCCGTCGCCGTCTGGCGATACGCCTGATTCAGGCGTACCTTTGGCAGCGGGTGACGGCGGGCATTGCCATTAGCGAAGCGGTGCGGCAGTTTATGGTGAAGGTTGAGTTTGCCCCGCCACGCAAAACACACACGATTCACTATGGCTTTGATCCCACCGATGAATCCCCCCGTATACGGGGAATTTTCCGCCGCGAATTGGGAATTCCCCCGGAAGCGTTCGTCTTTGGTTCGGTCTGCCGTCTGATTGAACAAAAGGGGCTTGACCATGCGGTTACTGCCTTTGGATCGCTGGTCGGGGAAAACCCACTCGCCCATTATGTAATCATAGGCGATGGGATACTCCGCGATGAACTGCAAACGCAGATCGACACCCTCGGTTTAAGGGAGCGTGTTCACCTTGCGGGCTGGCGGGCGAACGCCGCCGCACTGATGCCCGCCTTCGATGCCTTTGTAATGCCCTCGCGGTGGGAAGGATTCGGGCTAGTTCTGTTGGAGGCGATGGCGGCGCGGCTGCCTATCCTTGCCTCGCGGGTGAGCGCCTTGCCAGAGATCGTCGCCCCCGGAGAGACGGGCTACCTTGTTCCGCCGGGCGATTTTCAGGTGATCCGCACGGGGATGTTGGCACTTCTCCGTGACCCAGAGGCGGCACGGCTGATGGGCGAGGCAGGTAGGCAGCGCCTGGAGGCGCACTTCAGTGTGGCGGAGATGGTCGAAAAGACGCTCAAGGTCTACAATCTCGCGCCATGA
- a CDS encoding YceI family protein, which produces MATYTFESGHTRANFSVRHMMITNVRGQFEDVTGTLEFDAENPANSRVEAQIHANSINTGSDQRDGHLRSPDFFDVANYPVITFKSTRVEPTGKDSAKIHGELTIRAKTLPVVLDAEFLGETINPFGGDKRLGFTGKTKINREDYGLTWNVALETGGWLVGKEITIELDVEVMPITQEALATA; this is translated from the coding sequence ATGGCAACCTATACCTTTGAGAGCGGTCACACCCGTGCCAATTTCAGCGTCCGCCACATGATGATCACGAATGTACGCGGACAGTTCGAGGATGTCACCGGAACGCTTGAATTTGATGCGGAAAATCCCGCCAACAGCCGTGTTGAGGCGCAGATTCACGCTAATAGCATCAACACCGGCAGCGACCAGCGCGACGGGCATTTGCGCAGCCCTGACTTTTTCGATGTGGCAAACTACCCTGTGATCACCTTCAAAAGCACGCGGGTTGAACCGACAGGAAAAGACTCAGCAAAGATTCATGGGGAGTTGACCATTCGGGCAAAGACTCTCCCCGTCGTCCTCGATGCCGAATTCCTCGGTGAGACAATCAATCCCTTTGGGGGTGATAAGCGGCTTGGCTTCACTGGAAAGACGAAAATCAACCGTGAGGACTACGGGCTGACATGGAATGTGGCCTTGGAAACGGGCGGTTGGTTGGTGGGCAAAGAGATCACCATTGAACTCGATGTCGAGGTCATGCCCATCACCCAAGAGGCACTAGCGACGGCGTAA
- a CDS encoding DUF4397 domain-containing protein — protein sequence MITHFPPRRTLVTLILILALTFIGAAQTPARAAGAGRVRVVHASAQAPRVDVYIDGSLFFDSMAYGTYSNYVNADEGEYQVDIRLDDDPETAKPLFSATVTIAADSVNTVVAQGVPGQNFGVGMYQTTETPPTGKALIQLVNTIDENTPVDLTAGGSPVTKGVEFGTLRSLPADEGVYALAVNAKGETLYDFGTIGIVKEMIYTYILVADKNGASLVRIVDGVLFAGAINASPNTPPIDIYLNGELQFENVEFKNFSDLYSIAGKRYSVALREHGAAADSKPIYETFIAVPGGVAANFVIMGKLDGRTEEDRLRINAYWGDPIVPAGRSGLNVIHALPKGNKIVVLESGNTVIDPLAYEDIGSASGPAQKYNIQVVDADNTSNVLIDLPGYELKDGKLHWVIALPGENGGVDVLRFFANPFTTLRGD from the coding sequence GTGATCACTCATTTTCCACCTCGCCGCACGTTAGTGACCCTCATCCTTATCTTGGCGCTCACCTTTATTGGTGCTGCCCAAACGCCGGCTCGTGCTGCCGGAGCGGGACGGGTGCGCGTAGTTCATGCCTCGGCACAAGCGCCGCGTGTTGATGTGTATATTGACGGGTCGCTTTTTTTCGACAGTATGGCATATGGCACATATTCAAACTATGTGAACGCCGACGAGGGGGAGTATCAGGTTGATATTCGCCTTGATGATGACCCAGAGACGGCGAAACCCCTTTTTAGCGCAACAGTCACCATCGCTGCCGATTCAGTGAATACCGTCGTAGCTCAAGGCGTGCCGGGGCAGAATTTTGGGGTGGGCATGTACCAGACCACAGAAACACCCCCTACCGGTAAGGCGCTGATCCAATTGGTGAACACCATTGACGAAAATACCCCTGTTGATCTCACCGCTGGCGGATCACCGGTCACAAAGGGCGTCGAATTTGGCACACTGCGAAGCCTTCCGGCAGATGAGGGTGTCTATGCCTTAGCCGTCAATGCCAAAGGCGAAACCCTTTACGATTTCGGGACGATTGGGATCGTCAAAGAGATGATCTACACCTATATCCTGGTGGCAGATAAGAACGGCGCGTCGTTGGTGCGCATCGTGGATGGTGTTCTCTTTGCCGGGGCGATCAATGCCTCCCCGAATACGCCGCCCATCGATATCTATCTAAACGGGGAACTCCAGTTCGAGAATGTTGAATTCAAGAATTTCAGCGATCTGTATAGCATTGCTGGCAAGCGCTATAGTGTGGCGCTGCGCGAACATGGCGCTGCCGCTGATAGCAAACCGATTTATGAAACGTTCATCGCCGTTCCCGGTGGGGTTGCCGCCAACTTCGTGATCATGGGCAAGCTCGATGGGCGAACGGAAGAAGATCGCTTACGGATCAATGCCTATTGGGGCGATCCGATTGTCCCCGCTGGGCGTTCTGGGCTAAATGTGATCCATGCCTTGCCCAAAGGGAATAAAATCGTCGTTTTGGAGAGTGGCAATACCGTTATTGATCCCCTTGCCTACGAGGATATTGGCTCGGCATCTGGTCCAGCGCAAAAGTACAACATTCAGGTGGTCGATGCCGACAACACTTCAAATGTCCTGATTGACCTCCCGGGTTATGAATTGAAGGATGGCAAACTCCATTGGGTGATTGCCCTTCCCGGTGAAAATGGCGGGGTGGATGTCTTGCGTTTCTTTGCCAATCCCTTCACCACCCTGCGCGGCGACTAA
- a CDS encoding 2TM domain-containing protein — MSDIDHEAIRRRVEKRMKQRQEFFIHFAIYIAINLVLWVVYLFNLVDPFTMFDINEFRFPYPLLVMIAWGIGLLSHGLDTYFKTSDRLVNRREDAIQREIERERARLGLAPAEFQKSKRRARLGEDGELVYDDERDPVDDDNAVPARTQRSER; from the coding sequence ATGAGCGATATTGACCATGAAGCCATCCGCCGGCGGGTGGAAAAGCGGATGAAACAGCGCCAAGAGTTCTTCATCCATTTCGCCATCTACATTGCCATCAACCTGGTTCTGTGGGTGGTTTACCTTTTCAACCTTGTCGATCCCTTCACCATGTTCGACATTAACGAATTTCGCTTTCCCTACCCGCTGTTAGTTATGATTGCCTGGGGCATTGGTCTCCTCAGCCATGGTTTGGATACCTATTTCAAAACAAGCGATAGGCTGGTAAACCGCCGTGAGGATGCTATCCAGCGTGAGATTGAGCGCGAACGCGCCCGTCTTGGCTTAGCCCCCGCTGAATTTCAAAAATCAAAACGTCGCGCCCGCCTCGGTGAAGATGGCGAGCTTGTCTACGATGATGAGCGCGATCCAGTCGATGACGACAACGCTGTACCAGCCCGAACACAACGCTCAGAACGCTAG
- a CDS encoding glycosyltransferase → MWLLTILLVVIYFPVFALLVIYGANLYILILITFWRRKRLDATPSEVTPFVTVQVPLYNEQHVSERVIDAVAHLDYPLDCLQIQILDDSTDETRDIVAARVGYWQAQGLDIEHCHRVDRSGYKAGALAKAFPTARGEYIAIFDADFLPHANFLRETIPFLQHDPHAAFIQSRWEHLNLTASWLTRLQGVALDSHFMIEQYARSRGGFAFGFNGTAGVWRRTAIIDAGGWRDSTLTEDLDLTYRAWLHGWHGLYRQDVTAPAELPPTMTGFRRQQARWQRGSIEVARMLLPDIWRSGYPLLAKIEATIHLLGPLVTPLMAFLLISYPFLLLLGRLIPGFVIPPNSLDFLGPITLAPPLFFITSQILARRSTLNAVVGVVLCQIIGAGMAMNTLRAVIKALLGQHGEFLRTPKFGDKKETVWQSKYHVRADPGIALDIVWGFFALLAAILGLIHGHNFVTLYGFVSCLGSWWVAGWTILPDIRAAFRAKRLAVA, encoded by the coding sequence ATGTGGCTGCTGACGATTCTTCTCGTTGTCATCTATTTTCCTGTGTTCGCGTTGTTGGTCATCTACGGCGCGAACCTCTATATCTTGATTCTGATCACCTTCTGGCGGCGAAAGCGTCTAGATGCTACCCCCTCAGAGGTGACGCCGTTTGTCACCGTACAAGTCCCGCTCTATAACGAGCAGCACGTCAGTGAACGGGTTATTGATGCGGTTGCCCACCTAGATTACCCTTTGGATTGCCTCCAAATTCAAATCTTGGACGATTCCACCGACGAAACGCGGGACATTGTGGCGGCACGGGTCGGCTATTGGCAAGCGCAGGGGCTAGACATTGAGCATTGCCATCGGGTAGATCGCAGCGGGTACAAAGCGGGGGCGTTGGCAAAGGCATTCCCCACCGCCAGGGGTGAATACATTGCCATTTTTGACGCCGATTTTCTTCCTCATGCGAATTTCCTGCGGGAGACAATACCCTTTCTTCAGCATGACCCCCACGCCGCCTTCATCCAATCGCGGTGGGAGCATCTCAACCTAACCGCCTCATGGCTAACGCGCCTACAAGGGGTTGCCCTTGACAGCCATTTCATGATAGAGCAGTACGCCCGCTCACGGGGGGGGTTTGCCTTCGGGTTTAATGGGACGGCGGGGGTTTGGCGGCGCACGGCAATCATAGATGCTGGTGGGTGGCGAGACAGCACCCTAACGGAAGACCTCGATCTGACGTACCGCGCATGGCTGCACGGCTGGCACGGGTTGTATCGCCAAGATGTTACCGCCCCGGCAGAACTACCACCGACGATGACCGGCTTCCGTCGCCAACAAGCCCGCTGGCAGCGAGGCAGCATTGAAGTAGCGCGAATGCTTCTTCCCGATATTTGGCGGAGCGGCTATCCGCTGCTCGCCAAGATTGAGGCGACGATCCACCTCTTGGGTCCGTTGGTGACGCCGCTCATGGCGTTCTTGCTCATCTCCTACCCGTTTCTGCTTCTTCTGGGGCGGCTGATCCCGGGCTTTGTCATTCCCCCCAACAGCCTTGATTTCTTGGGTCCGATCACCCTTGCCCCGCCGCTTTTTTTCATCACCAGCCAAATCCTTGCCAGACGTTCTACCCTGAACGCCGTTGTGGGGGTGGTGCTTTGCCAAATTATTGGCGCGGGCATGGCGATGAACACCCTGCGGGCGGTCATAAAAGCCCTTCTTGGACAGCATGGCGAATTCCTTCGCACGCCGAAATTTGGCGATAAAAAGGAGACCGTATGGCAAAGCAAGTACCATGTCCGCGCCGATCCCGGGATTGCCCTTGATATTGTTTGGGGCTTTTTTGCCCTTCTTGCCGCAATTTTGGGGCTGATTCATGGGCATAACTTTGTGACGCTGTATGGATTCGTCTCGTGCTTGGGCAGTTGGTGGGTGGCTGGTTGGACGATCCTACCCGACATTCGAGCGGCGTTTCGGGCGAAACGTTTGGCAGTAGCGTAA
- a CDS encoding SDR family oxidoreductase, translating into MTVYLITGGAGFIGSHLAETLLRRGERVRILDNFSTGKRDHLALLREIGGDLTIHEGSITDAALVREVMAGVDYVLHQAALPSVPRSVADPLETHEVCATGTLNILIAARDAGVKRLIYASSSAVYGDLPGDYKMETMLPQTLSPYAAAKLAGEYYCRTFTAVYGLETVALRYFNVFGERQDPDSPYAAVIPLFIRAMLRGERPTIYGDGTQTRDFVHVADIVAGNLRACHAEPSAAGAAYNLAGGSPISLLDLIAHLNGLLGTAITPIFAAERPGDIKHSCADIRRAGDRLGYEPQVGLAEGLGRTLAWFQQRLTLA; encoded by the coding sequence GTGACTGTTTACCTGATCACGGGTGGGGCGGGGTTCATTGGCTCGCACCTTGCCGAAACGCTGCTTCGGCGGGGGGAGCGCGTGCGCATCCTCGATAACTTCAGCACGGGCAAGCGCGATCATTTGGCACTGCTGCGGGAGATTGGGGGCGATCTGACCATTCACGAGGGGAGCATCACCGATGCGGCGCTGGTGCGCGAGGTGATGGCGGGCGTTGATTACGTCCTTCATCAGGCAGCGCTCCCTTCCGTTCCCCGTTCTGTGGCGGACCCGCTCGAAACGCATGAGGTGTGCGCCACTGGTACCTTGAATATCCTGATTGCCGCACGGGATGCCGGCGTCAAGCGGCTTATCTATGCCTCGTCTTCTGCGGTGTACGGCGATCTCCCGGGCGACTACAAGATGGAGACGATGCTTCCTCAGACGCTCTCCCCTTACGCGGCGGCAAAACTGGCGGGCGAATACTATTGTCGGACGTTCACCGCCGTCTATGGCTTAGAAACCGTCGCCTTACGCTATTTCAATGTCTTTGGCGAACGGCAAGACCCCGATTCCCCGTATGCGGCGGTGATCCCGCTTTTTATCCGCGCTATGCTGCGTGGCGAACGCCCGACGATCTATGGGGATGGGACACAAACCCGCGATTTTGTTCATGTTGCTGATATTGTGGCGGGCAACCTGCGAGCGTGCCATGCCGAGCCAAGCGCGGCGGGCGCGGCGTATAACCTTGCTGGCGGATCACCGATCAGCCTGCTTGATCTGATTGCCCACCTGAACGGCTTGTTGGGGACGGCGATCACGCCTATTTTTGCCGCAGAGCGCCCCGGCGACATCAAACATTCCTGTGCTGATATTCGCCGTGCCGGGGATCGGCTTGGCTATGAACCACAGGTTGGGTTGGCAGAGGGGTTAGGACGGACATTGGCATGGTTTCAGCAGCGGCTGACACTGGCATGA
- a CDS encoding undecaprenyl/decaprenyl-phosphate alpha-N-acetylglucosaminyl 1-phosphate transferase, whose amino-acid sequence MPDYMPIFAVGIAASVGLTPLTRRLALRIGMVDKPNARKVHRKPIPLMGGLAIYLAFLITLVVFIPLPKHLMELGAILLGATFLAVVGFWDDRYELKPSQKYLASAVAAFGVMAAGIRVDLFGIWFLDIPLTLLWFVGIINAVNLMDNMDGLAAGVSAIAAFFLFILASSQGQELVSTLSAALCGALLGFLVYNFNPARTFMGDMGALVIGFLLAVLGIKLRFQTQVTLASWMIPVLVLGMPIFDTTLVTFTRLREGRSPAQGGKDHTSHRLVAMGLHPRVAVITIYVAGALLGCGALIISQVPLEPALIVGAGIVIAAGGCFLILEYVRVQQRRKEFAAQHHEKGGV is encoded by the coding sequence GTGCCTGATTACATGCCTATCTTTGCGGTGGGAATCGCTGCCTCTGTGGGGTTGACGCCGCTGACACGGCGGCTTGCCCTGCGTATTGGGATGGTTGATAAACCGAACGCTCGCAAAGTCCACCGCAAGCCGATTCCACTGATGGGTGGGCTGGCGATCTACCTCGCCTTTTTGATCACGTTGGTCGTTTTTATCCCGCTCCCCAAACATCTGATGGAATTAGGGGCGATCTTACTAGGGGCGACCTTCCTCGCCGTCGTCGGCTTCTGGGATGACCGCTATGAACTGAAACCAAGCCAGAAATACCTTGCCTCGGCGGTAGCTGCGTTCGGCGTCATGGCGGCGGGGATTCGGGTCGATCTGTTTGGGATATGGTTTTTGGATATTCCCCTCACCCTGTTGTGGTTTGTAGGGATCATCAATGCGGTCAACCTAATGGACAACATGGATGGCTTGGCGGCGGGTGTCAGCGCCATTGCCGCCTTTTTCTTATTCATTTTGGCGTCTTCGCAAGGGCAAGAGTTGGTCAGCACGCTTTCGGCGGCGCTGTGCGGGGCGCTGCTTGGCTTCCTTGTCTATAATTTCAACCCGGCACGCACCTTCATGGGCGATATGGGCGCTCTGGTAATCGGCTTTCTTCTCGCCGTTTTGGGGATCAAACTCCGCTTTCAAACGCAAGTGACCCTTGCCTCGTGGATGATTCCCGTCCTTGTGTTGGGGATGCCCATTTTCGATACGACTCTGGTCACTTTCACCCGCCTGCGAGAGGGACGTTCTCCGGCGCAAGGGGGGAAAGATCACACCAGCCATCGTCTTGTGGCAATGGGGTTGCATCCCCGCGTGGCGGTGATCACCATCTATGTGGCGGGCGCTCTTTTGGGCTGTGGAGCATTGATCATCAGCCAGGTACCCTTAGAACCTGCCCTGATTGTTGGAGCGGGAATCGTGATCGCGGCGGGGGGGTGTTTCCTCATTTTGGAATACGTCCGCGTTCAGCAGCGGCGAAAGGAATTCGCGGCGCAACATCATGAGAAGGGGGGCGTGTGA
- the pruA gene encoding L-glutamate gamma-semialdehyde dehydrogenase: protein MSSALPPFTNEPLTDFSVESNRTAFREALELVRSQLGTHYPLVIGDERIETKDTLPSINPARPKEVVGVMAEATKADAARAIEIAHEAFLKWQHVDAHERARYLLRAAAEMRKRKHEFSAWMVFEIGKSWAEADADTAEAIDFMDYYARQAIRLTTASEQLVQAPGEQLALQYIGLGVCAVIPPWNFPNAIMAGMTSAAIVSGNSVVLKPAGITPIIAYKLCELFWKQGLPPGVLNFVPGPGAEIGDTMVDHPKTRFIAFTGSKEVGMRIFERAARVHPGQLWLKRTILEMGGKDAVIVDETADLNAAAEGIVASAFGFQGQKCSAGSRAIIVKSVYETVAKRVVERTKKLRQDAPDKGADVHQGPVSDERAFKKIMKYIEIGAQEGTLLCGGKVKETPDDGYFIEPTIFGDVPGDARIAQEEIFGPVLALIPVADFDEALAVANSTEFGLTGAVYSQNRERLERARREYHVGNLYFNRKCTGALVGVNPFGGFNMSGTDSKAGGPDYLLLFTQAKSIAEKL, encoded by the coding sequence ATGTCGTCTGCCCTCCCTCCCTTTACGAACGAACCCCTTACAGATTTTTCCGTAGAGAGCAACCGCACCGCCTTCCGCGAGGCGCTGGAACTCGTCCGCTCCCAGCTTGGGACGCATTATCCCCTCGTCATTGGTGACGAGCGGATTGAGACGAAGGACACCCTTCCTTCGATCAATCCCGCCCGCCCGAAGGAAGTCGTCGGGGTTATGGCGGAAGCGACGAAAGCCGATGCCGCCCGTGCTATTGAGATCGCTCATGAAGCGTTTTTGAAGTGGCAGCATGTGGATGCCCACGAACGCGCCCGCTATTTGCTCCGGGCTGCGGCTGAGATGCGCAAACGGAAGCATGAATTCAGCGCGTGGATGGTCTTTGAGATTGGCAAAAGTTGGGCGGAAGCCGATGCCGACACCGCCGAGGCGATTGATTTCATGGACTATTACGCCCGCCAAGCCATCCGCCTGACCACTGCCAGCGAACAGCTTGTCCAAGCGCCGGGTGAACAGTTGGCATTACAGTACATTGGGTTGGGTGTTTGTGCGGTGATCCCTCCATGGAACTTCCCCAATGCAATCATGGCGGGGATGACCAGCGCGGCTATTGTCTCTGGGAACAGTGTTGTTCTCAAGCCCGCCGGAATCACACCGATCATTGCCTACAAATTATGCGAACTGTTCTGGAAACAGGGCTTACCGCCCGGCGTCTTGAACTTTGTTCCCGGTCCCGGTGCAGAGATCGGGGATACGATGGTCGATCATCCTAAGACGCGCTTCATTGCCTTCACCGGCAGCAAAGAGGTCGGGATGCGTATTTTTGAACGCGCCGCACGAGTTCATCCGGGGCAGCTTTGGCTAAAACGGACGATCTTGGAGATGGGCGGGAAAGATGCGGTGATTGTTGATGAAACGGCTGACTTGAACGCTGCGGCGGAAGGCATTGTTGCCAGCGCCTTCGGCTTTCAGGGGCAAAAATGCTCTGCTGGTTCGCGGGCGATCATCGTTAAGAGCGTCTATGAAACGGTTGCCAAGCGTGTTGTTGAGCGGACGAAAAAACTTCGGCAAGACGCTCCCGATAAAGGCGCAGACGTTCACCAAGGACCGGTCTCTGACGAGCGGGCGTTTAAGAAGATCATGAAGTACATCGAGATCGGCGCACAGGAGGGAACACTTCTGTGTGGCGGAAAGGTGAAAGAAACGCCGGATGATGGGTACTTCATTGAGCCTACCATCTTTGGCGATGTCCCCGGCGATGCCCGCATTGCACAGGAGGAAATTTTTGGTCCCGTCTTGGCGCTGATTCCAGTGGCAGATTTTGATGAGGCGCTGGCAGTTGCCAACAGCACCGAATTCGGCTTGACAGGCGCAGTCTACAGCCAAAACCGCGAACGGCTTGAACGGGCGCGGCGCGAATACCACGTAGGGAATTTGTATTTCAACCGGAAATGCACCGGTGCGCTGGTTGGGGTGAATCCCTTCGGCGGGTTCAATATGTCAGGGACGGATAGCAAGGCGGGCGGACCGGATTACCTGCTGCTGTTCACACAGGCAAAATCAATTGCCGAGAAATTGTAG
- a CDS encoding DinB family protein, which produces MFAKTTFQTQFAYHWHTVRHLMDFAAKLPDAEYREDAGYGHGSIHSILFHILRADEGWRRALETGSRQEPLTPELYPDLAALREGYAREQAAWDSYLNGLSVAHIEGKITLTSPRGEATYDLARILQHLIIHGMQHHSEIAALLTRKGHSPGNLDFLFFTG; this is translated from the coding sequence ATGTTCGCTAAAACAACCTTTCAAACCCAGTTTGCTTATCACTGGCATACCGTTCGTCACCTGATGGACTTCGCGGCAAAGCTCCCCGACGCCGAATACCGTGAAGATGCTGGTTACGGGCATGGCTCGATCCACAGCATCTTGTTTCACATTCTCCGTGCCGATGAGGGCTGGCGGCGGGCATTAGAGACAGGATCGCGCCAAGAGCCGCTGACACCCGAACTATACCCCGATCTTGCCGCGCTCCGCGAGGGGTATGCCCGTGAACAAGCGGCGTGGGACTCCTACCTGAACGGATTGAGCGTGGCGCACATTGAGGGAAAAATAACCCTCACTTCGCCACGTGGCGAGGCAACCTATGATCTAGCACGTATCCTTCAGCATCTTATCATTCATGGGATGCAGCATCACTCAGAGATTGCTGCTTTGCTGACCCGTAAAGGACATTCACCAGGAAATCTTGATTTTCTGTTTTTCACGGGCTAG
- a CDS encoding FAD-dependent monooxygenase, translating to MQAASQAVVIGGSMAGLFTARVLSDHFARVIVIERDSFPDTAEFRNGVPQARHVHALLARGQRIMEDMFPGLAEDFKEIGAPRIEWGTDTAFLTPGGWVKRFATGYQTNLISRIALEHLIRKRLALRRNVEFLPETDVLDLIASEDKGTVVGVNVQSRRDKSEAGHYPIMGDMVVDASGRNSKAPEWLTALGYDAPSVSTVYAYIGYATRWYEAPAGKHDWKVLFINARPEQGLKRGAGIFEVEGGQWVATLGGLNRDYPPTDEAGFLAYAKTVATPAFYEAIKDAKPISPIYGYRYDGNRLRHYEKMTRRPENFLVIGDAVCGFNPLYGQGMTVAALEALRLGELITAHKMRSGSLKGLAGSFQKALAGAVRNPWLMATGEDMRYPETEGPKPNAFSRLVQRYINQVNRAMPNDEQLSLAFIETSNLTRPPTGLLSPRLVLRVLGHMVRGKKASATEQNAIPIRPVGAVQG from the coding sequence ATGCAGGCAGCTTCTCAGGCAGTTGTCATTGGTGGGAGTATGGCGGGTCTGTTCACGGCGCGTGTTCTCAGCGATCACTTCGCCCGCGTCATCGTGATCGAACGCGATTCGTTCCCTGATACCGCTGAGTTTCGGAATGGCGTCCCGCAAGCACGGCACGTTCATGCCCTTCTTGCGCGTGGGCAGCGCATTATGGAAGATATGTTCCCCGGACTTGCCGAGGATTTCAAAGAGATCGGCGCTCCGCGCATTGAGTGGGGAACGGATACGGCATTTCTGACGCCCGGGGGGTGGGTCAAGCGCTTTGCCACCGGCTACCAAACAAACCTCATCTCGCGCATTGCCTTAGAACACCTCATCCGCAAGCGACTGGCGCTGCGCCGAAACGTTGAATTCCTGCCCGAAACAGACGTGCTTGACCTCATCGCCAGCGAGGATAAGGGGACGGTAGTGGGCGTGAATGTCCAATCGCGGCGCGATAAAAGCGAGGCGGGGCATTACCCAATCATGGGCGATATGGTTGTGGACGCCAGCGGACGGAATTCCAAAGCCCCGGAGTGGTTGACCGCCCTCGGCTATGATGCGCCGTCAGTGTCCACCGTCTATGCCTACATTGGCTATGCTACGCGCTGGTATGAAGCGCCGGCTGGGAAACACGATTGGAAAGTTCTGTTCATCAACGCCCGCCCCGAACAAGGCTTGAAGCGCGGGGCAGGCATCTTCGAGGTGGAAGGCGGACAGTGGGTGGCAACGCTTGGCGGGCTGAATCGCGATTATCCCCCAACGGACGAGGCGGGCTTTTTGGCGTATGCCAAGACGGTTGCCACACCCGCCTTCTATGAGGCGATCAAAGACGCCAAACCCATTTCTCCCATCTATGGCTACCGCTATGATGGAAACCGGCTGCGCCATTACGAAAAAATGACCCGCCGCCCAGAAAACTTCCTCGTCATTGGCGATGCGGTGTGTGGCTTTAATCCACTCTATGGACAGGGGATGACTGTTGCCGCGCTGGAAGCGCTGCGCCTCGGTGAATTGATCACCGCGCACAAGATGAGGAGCGGATCGTTGAAGGGGTTGGCGGGCAGCTTTCAAAAAGCGCTGGCGGGGGCAGTGCGCAACCCCTGGCTGATGGCGACAGGGGAGGACATGCGCTATCCAGAGACCGAAGGTCCGAAGCCAAACGCTTTTTCTCGCCTCGTCCAGCGGTATATCAATCAGGTGAATCGGGCAATGCCCAACGACGAACAACTCTCCTTAGCATTCATCGAGACCTCGAACCTTACCCGTCCTCCCACTGGCTTGCTTTCCCCTCGCTTGGTGCTGCGTGTTTTGGGGCATATGGTTAGAGGAAAAAAGGCGAGTGCTACTGAGCAAAACGCCATTCCCATTCGTCCGGTTGGTGCTGTTCAAGGCTAG